Proteins encoded together in one Anopheles darlingi chromosome 3, idAnoDarlMG_H_01, whole genome shotgun sequence window:
- the LOC125954021 gene encoding protein transport protein Sec24A, producing MMSNSSHYYGMPNGFPHASNGPQVQPQQLLYQQHQQQPQSVVQSPPTAPSNPAKGMMMSNGPPSSSTAPTGNGRPWPEVAGPFPAVLTNGPPSSQPGLGPPKPSFGAPSMGQMYVQQPPPTMVNNQRVASLAAATNGNSASSSRTSSPALVGANGGIGSQQFPSIGGLNNNQGPTPSSQQHPPQTSRPGAAVGGGQYNLSPNNNNYANNGGAPGNHVNTPPRSASGMSTPVNSSTPNLNGVATVPAAPNAFSKLTASVQDLSLNRPPSTAGANSGGAGGLFPPVAGSQQQPLSNGLSTNTPQSNPMVVNGPTTQGPTAVNASVKQQSAGPVPPSYGHLPPPLNQQSQQPQPNQTQRPPLAQQQPPAFGGIPNGPSNPPPAMGGSQYALAASASTGAPQPTANKRPMYPAAAKSVTGGFPQQAQQLVPPQPGGSYGQQHQQQQHAGLPPMPQQPNYAQPPTQQQYQQQHQQQQQQQQQQQFQHQQPQHQQPAPQQMHHQPGFGAAASAAYPGDASGNVVRGGFNRLWGNNTVDLLQTRHILPTDRVRPPTIHLVNPFQESINCNPDIFRCTLTKIPETSALLQKSRLPLGVLIHPFRDLNNLPVISCNTIVRCRSCRTYINPFVFFVDSKKWKCNLCYRVNELPEEFQYDPVTKTYGDPTRRPEIKSSTIEFIAPSEYMLRPPQPAIYLFLLDVSSLAQQSGYLNTVCNTLAEHLENLPGDARTQVGFIAYNSAIHFYNIAEGFNQPHEVTVLDVEDVFLPYPDNLLVNLKECKELIKDLLKQLPKRFEHTHDTHSALGAALQVAFKMMSASGGRVTVFQTCLPNHGPGALQSREDPNNRSSKDVAHLGPATDFYKRLALECSGQQIAVDLFLLNSQYCDLATISGISKFSGGCLHHIPLYSESKPQLVKSLRKCFERYLTRKIGFEAVMRVRCTRGLAIHTFHGNFFVRSTDLLSLPNVNPDAGFGMQITYEESLAECKSVCFQAALLYTSSKAERRIRVHTLCIPVTASLTEVMYSADAQCIVGLLSKMAVDRSLSSSLSDARDAFINATVDIFSAFKIAQNLPQNSSTIVAPENLSLLPLYILALLKHPAFRTGTSTRLDDRVFAMCEMKSLPLDQLIRYIYPEFYVLDCLFVTHSGGGYVDDGRKLEPPRLQLSAEKLDSRSMFLLDCGSYMFIYIGSNVATSIVQDILGYNSVSEIPDFCIDLPSRETAASEALLTFLDSINEEKPYTSYVQVIRDTSQFRSMLVEKFVDDRNPNSLAYYEFLQHLRTQIK from the exons ATGATGTCTAATTCATCTCACTACTATGGAATGCCGAATGGTTTCCCACATGCTTCCAATGGACCGCAAGTGCAGCCACAGCAACTgttgtaccagcagcaccagcagcagccacagtcCGTCGTACAGTCGCCTCCAACTGCACCAAGCAATCCAGCTaagggaatgatgatgagcaaTGGTCCTCCATCGTCAAGCACGGCACCGACCGGAAATGGTCGACCATGGCCAGAAGTGGCAGGACCATTTCCAGCAGTGCTAACGAACGGACCTCCGTCGTCACAGCCAGGATTGGGCCCACCGAAACCCTCGTTCGGTGCACCCTCGATGGGGCAGATGTACGTGCAGCAACCGCCCCCAACAATGGTTAACAATCAGCGTGTTGCTTCGCTAGCCGCCGCTACCAATGGAAACAGTGCAAGCTCTTCGCGTACCTCTTCGCCGGCACTGGTGGGCGCTAATGGCGGCATTGGGTCACAGCAATTCCCGTCAATCGGAGGCCTGAACAACAATCAGGGGCCGACACCATCTAGTCAACAACATCCACCACAAACGTCACGTCCAGGAgcagctgttggtggtgggcaGTACAATCTGAGCCCGAACAATAACAACTACGCGAACAATGGTGGTGCACCGGGAAATCATGTTAATACACCGCCACGCAGTGCATCGGGTATGTCAACACCGGTGAATTCCTCGACACCAAATCTGAATGGAGTAGCTACCGTGCCGGCTGCTCCGAACGCGTTCAGTAAACTGACGGCAAGTGTGCAGGATCTAAGCCTAAATCGGCCACCATCGACAGCGGGAGCGAACTCCGGTGGAGCCGGCGGTCTGTTTCCACCTGTGGCAGGAAGTCAACAGCAACCACTCAGCAATGGCCTATCAACTAATACACCACAATCGAACCCGATGGTTGTAAATGGTCCAACCACACAGGGTCCTACGGCGGTTAACGCATCTGTCAAGCAACAATCTGCTGGACCGGTGCCACCATCCTACGGCCATTTACCTCCACCATTGAATCAACAgtcgcagcaaccgcaaccaaatcaaacacagCGTCCACCGTTGGCACAACAACAGCCTCCTGCGTTCGGTGGTATCCCCAATGGACCCTCTAATCCACCGCCTGCGATGGGCGGATCTCAGTATGCGTTGGCAGCTTCGGCCAGCACCGGAGCCCCTCAACCAACTGCGAACAAGCGGCCAATGTATCCTGCTGCCGCGAAATCAGTGACGGGAGGGTTCCCACAACAAGCGCAGCAGCTGGTACCGCCACAGCCTGGTGGTAGTTatggtcagcagcaccagcaacaacagcatgcgGGTTTGCCACCGATGCCTCAGCAACCGAACTACGCCCAACCGccgacacaacaacaatatcaacaacagcaccagcaacagcagcaacagcaacagcagcaacaatttcaacaccaacagccacagcatcaACAACCAGCACCTCAACAGATGCATCATCAGCCAGGGTTCGGGGCAGCGGCTTCGGCCGCCTATCCAGGCGATGCGTCCGGCAATGTGGTACGTGGAGGATTCAATCGCTTGTGGGGCAACAATACGGTGGATTTGCTTCAAACTCGTCACATCCTACCCACCGATCGTGTGCGACCACCGACGATACATCTAGTGAATCCGTTCCAGGAGTCCATCAACTGCAATCCAGA CATATTCCGTTGCACGCTGACCAAGATACCGGAAACATCAGCTTTGTTGCAGAAATCTCGTTTACCACTGGGTGTATTGATTCACCCGTTCCGTGATTTAAAT AACCTCCCCGTCATCTCTTGTAATACGATCGTCCGCTGTCGTTCCTGTCGGACCTACATCAATCCGTTTGTCTTTTTCGTCGATAGTAAAAAGTGGAAATGCAATCTTTGCTACCGCGTCAATGAGC TTCCGGAAGAGTTCCAGTACGATCCGGTTACGAAGACGTACGGTGATCCGACGCGAAGACCAGAAATCAAATCGAGTACTATCGAATTTATTGCACCATCGGAGTATATG TTGAGACCCCCACAACCAGCTATCTATCTGTTTCTGTTGGATGTTTCGTCGCTGGCACAGCAATCTGGCTATTTAAACACCGTATGCAACACACTCGCTGAGCATCTAGAAAATCTGCCCGGTGACGCCCGGACGCAGGTCGGTTTCATTGCTTATAACAGTGCGATTCACTTTTATAACATAGCCGAAGGCTTCAATCAGCCGCACGAAGTGACGGTCTTGGATGTAGAAG ATGTGTTCCTGCCGTATCCGGACAATCTGCTTGTTAACTTGAAGGAGTGTAAGGAATTGATTAAAGATTTGTTAAAACAGCTTCCGAAGCGATTCGAGCATACGCACGATACACATAGTGCGCTCGGGGCAGCACTGCAGGTTGCTTTCAAGATGATG AGTGCTTCCGGCGGACGCGTTACCGTGTTCCAAACATGTCTCCCGAACCACGGCCCAGGAGCGTTACAGTCAAG AGAGGACCCGAATAACCGTTCATCGAAGGATGTAGCACATCTGGGACCGGCGACGGATTTCTACAAACGCCTTGCGCTGGAATGTTCCGGCCAGCAGATTGCAGtagatttatttttgttaaataGTCAATACTGTGATTTAGCTACAATAT CTGGTATAAGTAAATTCAGTGGCGGTTGTCTGCACCATATCCCACTGTACAGCGAGTCGAAACCGCAGCTGGTGAAATCGCTGCGCAAGTGCTTTGAGCGATATTTGACACGCAAAATCGGCTTCGAGGCTGTCATGCGTGTCCGGTGCACTCGCGGGCTAGCCATCCATACATTCCATGGTAACTTCTTCGTCCGCTCGACAGATCTGCTGTCGTTGCCGAACGTGAATCCTGATGCAGGCTTCGGGATGCAG ATCACGTACGAAGAAAGTTTGGCCGAGTGTAAATCGGTATGCTTCCAAGCGGCACTGCTGTATACAAGCAGCAAGGCCGAACGGCGGATTCGGGTACACACACTTTGCATACCGGTGACCGCTAGTCTCACGGAGGTTATGTACTCTGCCGACGCACAGTGCATAGTGGGGCTGCTGTCGAAGATGgccgtcgatcggtcgctcaGCTCTAGCCTTTCCGATGCCAGAGATGCCTTTATCAATGCGACCGTCGATATATTTAGCGCGTTCAAGATTGCTCAGAATCTGCCACAAAACTCCAGTACGATTGTGGCTCCGGAAAATCTAAGCCTCTTACCGCTTTACATCCTAGCACTGTTGAAGCAC CCCGCCTTCCGAACAGGCACCAGCACCCGGTTAGATGATCGCGTGTTTGCGATGTGTGAGATGAAATCGCTGCCGCTTGACCAACTGATTCGCTACATCTATCCAGAGTTTTACGTTCTCGATTGCCTGTTCGTTACTCATAGTGGCGGTGGTTATGTCGATGACGGGCGCAAGCTGGAACCACCGCGCTTGCAGTTATCAGCAGAGAA GTTGGACTCTAGATCCATGTTCCTGCTAGACTGTGGATCTTACATGTTCATCTACATTGGTTCGAATGTAGCTACCAGTATCGTCCAGGACATTCTCG GTTACAACTCCGTCTCAGAGATACCCGATTTTTGCATTGATCTGCCTAGTCGCGAGACGGCGGCCAGTGAGGCACTGCTTACTTTCTTGGATAGCATTAATGAGGAAAAGCCTTATACTTCTTACGTGCAGGTCATACG TGATACGAGCCAGTTCCGGTCGATGCTGGTCGAAAAGTTCGTCGATGACCGTAATCCAAATTCGTTGGCGTACTATGAGTTCTTGCAGCATTTACGTACACAGATAAAGTAA